Proteins encoded together in one Triticum dicoccoides isolate Atlit2015 ecotype Zavitan chromosome 7B, WEW_v2.0, whole genome shotgun sequence window:
- the LOC119339604 gene encoding two-component response regulator ORR24-like encodes MAVMGGDQRQRMEAPAEDKFPEGLRVLAVDDDCPCIKVLKAVLCRCKYNATTVMDGMTALKILRGRKQEFDLLIMDVRMPGMDGFKLLVMDLPFISTILTAQTKVLFFVLFNTHELRILSLLNFGDRKASM; translated from the exons ATGGCCGTGATGGGTGGGGACCAAAGACAGAGGATGGAGGCTCCCGCCGAGGACAAGTTCCCGGAGGGGTTGCGCGTGCTTGCCGTGGACGACGACTGCCCCTGCATTAAGGTACTGAAGGCTGTCCTGTGCCGCTGCAAATACAAT GCAACGACAGTGATGGATGGGATGACGGCGTTGAAGATACTCAGAGGAAGGAAGCAGGAGTTCGACCTATTGATCATGGACGTGCGTATGCCAGGCATGGACGGCTTCAAGCTCCTCGTGATGGATCTGCCGTTCATCAGTACTATTCTCACTGCTCAAACCAAAGTCTTATTTTTCGTTCTTTTTAACACGCATGAGCTGAGAATACTTTCACTCCTGAATTTTGGAGATCGCAAGGCCAGCATGTGA